A single Lolium perenne isolate Kyuss_39 chromosome 6, Kyuss_2.0, whole genome shotgun sequence DNA region contains:
- the LOC127310006 gene encoding B3 domain-containing protein At4g01580-like, whose product MSCVLVVGWKLKLGSPKTPEEGRSKKRRAANIGHFQPDVGPDQFMCIVFKPTFSRLRIPQDFVKWFEEIPSNIILKTNTGCKWWMTTTREGDDVYVDQGWASFAIAHQLQVGQFLIFKRVSSFEYSMVIFNHTCGEVMTRCGYHGDATRCVVFEIHV is encoded by the coding sequence ATGTCGTGTGTTCTTGTGGTAGGCtggaagctcaagcttgggtcaCCTAAGACCCCAGAGGAGGGACGGTCCAAGAAGCGAAGGGCGGCTAACATCGGGCACTTCCAGCCGGACGTAGGGCCGGACCAGTTCATGTGCATCGTCTTCAAGCCCACCTTCAGCCGGCTCCGGATCCCTCAAGATTTCGTCAAGTGGTTCGAAGAAATCCCTTCGAACATCATCCTGAAGACCAACACTGGCTGCAAGTGGTGGATGACTACGACGAGAGAAGGCGATGACGTATACGTTGACCAGGGGTGGGCGTCCTTCGCCATCGCCCATCAGCTGCAAGTAGGCCAGTTCCTCATCTTCAAGAGGGTGTCCTCCTTCGAGTACAGTATGGTCATCTTCAACCACACCTGCGGTGAGGTGATGACCAGGTGCGGTTACCATGGCGATGCCACTAGGTGTGTCGTCTTCGAAATTCATGTCTGA